One genomic segment of Synechocystis sp. LKSZ1 includes these proteins:
- a CDS encoding GNAT family N-acetyltransferase produces MDCRHIQFSLDKERVDLHQLQNLFKITAFWGQDRSLEDLALAIRHSDPVATVWDQAHLIGFARAISDGVYRATLWDVLIHPRYQGAGLGRKLVQTVLAHPHLNRVERVYLMTTHQQKFYERIGFRENPTTTMLLTTSPEVDEILEILPSAVNPLEESALPELA; encoded by the coding sequence ATGGATTGTCGTCACATTCAATTTTCCCTCGATAAAGAACGAGTTGACCTCCACCAACTCCAAAACCTATTTAAGATCACTGCCTTTTGGGGCCAAGACCGTAGCCTAGAAGACCTGGCCCTGGCTATTCGCCATAGTGACCCCGTAGCTACGGTGTGGGATCAGGCCCATTTGATTGGCTTTGCCCGGGCAATTTCCGATGGGGTTTATCGGGCGACGCTCTGGGATGTGTTGATTCATCCTCGCTACCAAGGGGCCGGCCTCGGCCGTAAGCTAGTGCAAACCGTATTGGCCCATCCCCACCTGAATCGCGTTGAGCGGGTTTATTTGATGACCACCCACCAGCAAAAATTCTACGAACGCATTGGTTTTCGAGAAAATCCCACCACGACGATGCTGTTGACGACCTCCCCGGAAGTGGACGAAATTCTGGAAATCTTGCCCTCAGCGGTCAATCCCCTAGAGGAATCGGCCCTACCGGAATTGGCCTAG
- the lptB gene encoding LPS export ABC transporter ATP-binding protein, with protein MTLVLDNIHKLYGKRCVVNRVNVRVEPGEIVGLLGPNGAGKTTTFYIATGLLKPNTGRVWLNQQDITHLPLNERAHLGLGYLTQQASVFRHLNVQDNILLALEQTGVSPPQRRHRLQQLLAEFRLEKVAYTKGSQISGGERRRTELARALAVGMNGPQFLLLDEPFAGVDPIAVAEIQAMIAQLGERNMGILITDHNVRETLAITHRGYIMRDGQILASGSAEELYSNPLVRQYYLGEKFQL; from the coding sequence GTGACCCTGGTTCTAGACAATATTCATAAACTCTATGGCAAGCGCTGTGTCGTCAATCGGGTCAATGTCCGGGTTGAACCAGGGGAAATTGTTGGCCTCTTAGGCCCCAACGGTGCGGGCAAAACCACGACCTTTTACATTGCGACTGGCCTCCTGAAACCGAATACGGGTCGGGTCTGGCTGAATCAACAAGATATTACTCATCTCCCCCTCAATGAGCGGGCCCATCTGGGTCTGGGCTATTTGACCCAACAGGCCAGTGTTTTTCGTCACCTCAATGTCCAGGACAACATCCTCCTGGCCCTAGAACAAACGGGGGTTTCCCCTCCCCAGCGGCGGCATCGACTGCAACAATTGCTTGCGGAATTCCGCCTTGAAAAAGTAGCCTATACCAAAGGGTCTCAGATCTCTGGGGGGGAACGGCGACGTACGGAATTGGCCAGGGCCTTGGCAGTGGGGATGAATGGCCCCCAGTTTTTATTGCTGGACGAACCCTTTGCCGGGGTTGATCCCATTGCGGTTGCGGAAATTCAGGCGATGATTGCCCAGCTAGGAGAACGCAATATGGGTATTTTAATCACCGATCATAATGTGCGAGAAACCCTCGCTATTACCCACCGGGGCTATATTATGCGGGATGGCCAAATCTTGGCTTCGGGTAGTGCGGAGGAACTTTATAGCAATCCTCTCGTGCGTCAGTATTATCTTGGTGAAAAGTTTCAGCTTTAA
- a CDS encoding 7-carboxy-7-deazaguanine synthase QueE: MTAVSTITYPVVETFHSLQGEGRWAGSNAFFIRLGGCDVHCPWCDQKETWRADRYPQVDASDLNRLAVEHQPAMVVITGGEPLLHNLQPLTTALRETKLRLHLETSGAYPLTGEFDWITLSPKPYKPPHPSLYHQAQELKVVITNAQDLAWAEAQAKQVSAETLKYLQPEWNSPEGQTLIVDYILAHPQWQLSLQTHKYLGVR, encoded by the coding sequence ATGACGGCAGTATCTACCATAACCTATCCCGTTGTCGAAACCTTTCATTCCCTCCAGGGAGAAGGCCGCTGGGCCGGATCCAATGCCTTTTTCATTCGCCTGGGAGGGTGTGATGTTCATTGCCCGTGGTGTGACCAAAAGGAAACCTGGCGGGCTGACCGCTATCCCCAGGTTGATGCTTCCGACCTAAACCGCTTGGCTGTAGAGCATCAACCGGCCATGGTGGTGATCACTGGAGGAGAACCCCTTCTTCATAATCTTCAACCGTTAACGACGGCCTTGAGAGAAACAAAGCTCCGACTCCATCTCGAAACCTCCGGGGCCTATCCTCTCACCGGCGAGTTTGACTGGATTACCCTCTCTCCAAAACCCTACAAGCCGCCCCATCCCAGCCTTTATCACCAGGCCCAAGAACTCAAGGTAGTGATTACCAATGCCCAAGACCTCGCTTGGGCTGAAGCACAGGCCAAACAGGTTTCAGCAGAAACTTTGAAATATCTCCAACCAGAGTGGAACAGCCCCGAGGGCCAAACCCTAATTGTTGACTACATTTTGGCCCATCCCCAGTGGCAACTTAGCCTCCAGACTCATAAATACCTAGGCGTCCGGTGA
- a CDS encoding LptF/LptG family permease has translation MAPSAQKVSIALPSVSVMDRYIFLELLLPFLFGMGLFTSLALSIGTLFDLVRRVTESGLPLTIAVKILFLKMPAFIVLAFPMSMLLASLMAYSRLSSDSEVIALRSIGVSIYRLVVPAVLFSLMVTGIAFIFNDQVTPAANYEALVTLEKAVNQDRPPTQQFNIIYPEYGKVRLPDGNEQTVLTRLFYAEEFNGETMKGLTILDRTQSGVNQVLTARSANWNIAQNTWDFYDGTVYLIAPDGSYRNIVRFRHQQLALPRAPLDLANQDRKDGEMSIAQAKRYLEMLRLSGDEKKIRKLEVRIQAKYALPFVCFVFGLVGASIGIRPQNTSKATSFGICVGLIFSYYLLSFLCESMGIWGVLSPFMAAWLPNLLGLGAGGLLLIQSASLR, from the coding sequence ATGGCCCCTAGCGCACAAAAAGTCTCCATTGCCCTGCCGTCTGTTTCGGTGATGGATCGCTATATCTTCCTGGAGTTACTACTACCTTTTTTGTTTGGCATGGGCCTGTTTACGTCGTTGGCCCTGTCTATTGGTACCTTGTTTGACTTGGTGCGGCGGGTAACAGAGTCGGGCCTGCCCTTGACGATTGCGGTCAAGATCTTGTTTTTAAAGATGCCTGCTTTTATCGTGTTGGCCTTTCCCATGTCAATGCTCTTGGCCAGCTTAATGGCCTATAGCCGCCTATCGAGCGATAGTGAGGTGATCGCCCTCCGCAGTATTGGGGTCAGTATTTATCGTCTGGTGGTGCCAGCGGTGTTGTTTAGCCTGATGGTGACCGGTATTGCCTTTATTTTCAATGACCAAGTGACTCCGGCCGCCAATTACGAGGCCCTAGTAACCCTCGAAAAAGCAGTTAACCAAGACCGACCTCCGACTCAGCAGTTTAATATTATTTACCCTGAATATGGTAAGGTTCGCCTGCCTGATGGCAATGAACAAACCGTCTTAACGCGCCTCTTTTACGCTGAGGAATTCAACGGGGAAACGATGAAGGGCCTAACTATTCTCGACCGAACCCAAAGTGGAGTCAATCAAGTTCTAACAGCTCGCTCGGCCAACTGGAATATTGCCCAAAATACCTGGGATTTCTACGATGGCACGGTGTACTTAATCGCCCCCGATGGTTCCTACCGCAATATTGTGCGCTTTCGTCATCAACAGTTGGCCCTGCCCCGGGCCCCCCTCGACCTGGCCAATCAAGACCGTAAGGATGGCGAAATGAGTATTGCCCAGGCCAAGCGCTATCTAGAGATGTTGCGTCTCAGTGGCGATGAGAAGAAAATTCGCAAGCTAGAAGTGCGTATCCAGGCCAAATATGCCTTGCCCTTTGTCTGTTTTGTCTTTGGTCTGGTGGGGGCCTCCATTGGCATTCGTCCCCAAAATACCAGCAAGGCTACTAGCTTTGGTATCTGCGTGGGCCTGATTTTTTCCTACTATCTACTGTCATTTTTATGTGAGTCCATGGGCATCTGGGGCGTGCTCAGTCCCTTTATGGCGGCCTGGCTCCCCAATTTACTGGGTCTGGGAGCCGGGGGCCTGTTATTAATTCAATCCGCCAGTCTGCGCTAA
- a CDS encoding LptA/OstA family protein, translating into MWFFSPLRQTSTPPASSPCRQRRPWTFLLWGASLGCLFVGSYGWQRAIAQAPAPSSPMTVRSDIQEANSQTGVVTARGNVQVYYPARKMQATASQAQYYSRERRLVLSGNVYVLQEGNSMRAETMTYLVDEGRFVANPQANQQVESIYLVEETKENGNSGNNPNPAVVPDDGLPALPPLNPAP; encoded by the coding sequence ATGTGGTTCTTTTCTCCGCTTCGGCAGACCTCGACTCCTCCGGCTTCTTCTCCGTGTCGCCAGCGTCGGCCCTGGACCTTTCTGCTCTGGGGGGCCAGTTTAGGCTGTTTGTTCGTAGGCAGTTACGGCTGGCAACGGGCCATTGCCCAAGCGCCTGCCCCATCTAGCCCCATGACCGTCCGCTCGGATATCCAGGAGGCCAACTCCCAAACCGGCGTGGTTACCGCCAGAGGTAACGTCCAAGTTTACTATCCTGCCCGTAAAATGCAAGCAACGGCATCCCAGGCTCAGTACTATAGTCGAGAACGCCGTCTGGTCTTGAGTGGCAATGTCTATGTTCTCCAGGAGGGGAACAGCATGCGAGCGGAAACCATGACCTATCTGGTGGACGAGGGCCGTTTTGTGGCCAATCCCCAGGCCAATCAGCAGGTTGAATCGATCTACCTGGTCGAGGAAACCAAAGAAAACGGTAATTCAGGCAATAATCCAAATCCTGCGGTGGTACCCGATGATGGTCTGCCGGCCCTGCCTCCCCTCAATCCGGCCCCCTAG
- a CDS encoding HAD family hydrolase, with product MTNCLNQPCPDIIALDFDGVLCDGLAEYFQASQRCYHQLWPSMHPQGLDDYAQAFYRLRPIIETGWEMTLLLRALVLGHSEAEIQGHWPELVSQLLTQEQLDRQQLIQTLDQVRDQWIAENLPDWLDHHHFYPGIIGPLKTWLAQGQPQVYVISTKEGRFIQALLAQKGINLPSQQIIGKEIKQAKALTLGQILQRHACPPEKLWFVEDRLPTLQAITQRSELKGLQLFLADWGYNTPQEHQQAQRDARLHLLTLVQWPEPWTNWLSPTMEP from the coding sequence ATGACTAACTGCCTCAATCAACCTTGCCCAGACATTATTGCCCTCGACTTCGATGGGGTTCTCTGTGATGGCCTAGCGGAATATTTCCAGGCCAGCCAGCGTTGTTACCATCAGCTTTGGCCCTCGATGCACCCCCAGGGCCTCGATGATTACGCCCAGGCCTTCTATCGACTCCGGCCGATCATTGAAACCGGCTGGGAAATGACGCTACTTTTACGGGCCTTAGTTCTGGGCCATTCCGAAGCCGAAATTCAAGGCCATTGGCCGGAACTGGTTTCCCAACTGTTGACCCAAGAGCAACTAGACCGTCAGCAGTTAATCCAAACCCTAGACCAGGTGCGTGACCAGTGGATTGCCGAAAATTTACCGGATTGGCTCGACCACCATCATTTCTATCCCGGCATTATTGGCCCCCTCAAAACTTGGTTGGCCCAGGGCCAGCCCCAGGTGTATGTGATTAGTACTAAGGAAGGACGGTTTATTCAGGCCCTTTTGGCTCAAAAAGGCATAAATTTGCCCTCCCAGCAGATCATTGGTAAAGAAATTAAGCAGGCCAAAGCCTTGACCCTAGGCCAAATTCTCCAGCGCCATGCCTGTCCCCCAGAAAAATTATGGTTTGTGGAAGACCGCTTACCGACTCTCCAGGCCATTACCCAACGCTCGGAGTTAAAGGGTCTGCAACTGTTCCTCGCTGACTGGGGCTACAACACCCCTCAGGAACACCAGCAGGCCCAGCGGGATGCCCGTCTGCATTTACTGACATTAGTCCAATGGCCAGAGCCTTGGACGAATTGGCTCTCTCCCACCATGGAACCGTAG
- a CDS encoding metallothionein: MTTVTQMKCACESCLCIVDLSKAVMKEGKPYCSEACANGHISGDGCGHHGCTCHH, from the coding sequence ATGACTACCGTTACTCAAATGAAATGTGCCTGTGAGTCCTGCCTCTGCATCGTTGACTTGTCCAAGGCCGTGATGAAAGAGGGCAAACCCTACTGTAGTGAGGCCTGCGCCAATGGCCATATCAGTGGGGATGGTTGCGGCCATCATGGCTGTACCTGTCACCACTAG
- a CDS encoding DNA double-strand break repair nuclease NurA: MLNLAKIAGDLPGMSQHFKAEATASRQRLDQALILWQQAQEHQTELVRTAQQFSDRLFFSVALPVEPLDTRPVISTPPVSHSIFATDGSQIAPSHHEIAYCYLINIGRIMLHYGQNRHPLIDSIPEVYYRPEDLYVSRQWGIRTEDWMGYRRTVLEAQFLAEMACRWVNPPGPHSEPNLALVDGSLIYWFLEGLPLEARDQILTPILAAWESLRKVGVPLIGYLSASRSSEALNLLRLQACSYDQPHCAQHCHHYQEREEKTPCQVFDPLRDSQFWRQLLAPGQRSPLWRSSLRILDLYPASQRIYFCYVNVGAEIARVEFPAWVAEDQDLLGRSLAILLAQVNKGFGYPVALAEAHNQAVVRSGDRARFFALLEQQMIKAGLHNVGISYKEARKRGSIV; this comes from the coding sequence ATGCTCAATCTTGCCAAAATCGCTGGTGATCTTCCCGGAATGAGTCAACACTTTAAAGCCGAGGCCACCGCCAGCCGTCAACGTCTCGACCAAGCCCTAATCCTCTGGCAACAAGCCCAGGAACACCAGACTGAACTGGTTCGTACTGCCCAACAATTTTCTGACCGCCTTTTCTTTTCTGTGGCTCTACCGGTGGAACCCTTGGATACTCGTCCGGTGATTAGTACGCCGCCAGTCAGTCATAGCATTTTTGCCACCGATGGCTCCCAGATTGCGCCGTCCCACCATGAAATTGCCTACTGTTATTTGATCAACATTGGCCGTATCATGCTCCACTACGGCCAAAATCGCCATCCCCTAATTGATAGTATCCCAGAAGTGTACTATAGACCGGAAGACCTCTACGTTTCGCGGCAGTGGGGCATTCGCACGGAAGATTGGATGGGCTACCGCCGCACCGTCCTAGAGGCCCAATTTTTAGCCGAGATGGCCTGCCGTTGGGTTAATCCCCCTGGCCCCCACAGTGAACCCAACTTGGCCCTGGTGGACGGCTCCCTAATTTATTGGTTTCTAGAAGGCCTGCCCCTAGAGGCCCGTGACCAAATTTTGACCCCCATTCTGGCCGCCTGGGAATCTCTTCGCAAGGTCGGTGTGCCCCTGATTGGCTATCTGAGTGCTTCCCGCAGTAGCGAGGCCTTGAACCTATTACGACTCCAGGCCTGTTCCTACGACCAACCCCACTGTGCTCAGCACTGTCATCACTACCAAGAACGGGAGGAAAAAACCCCTTGCCAAGTATTTGACCCTCTGCGGGACAGTCAGTTTTGGCGACAGTTACTGGCCCCGGGCCAACGGAGTCCCCTCTGGCGCAGTTCCCTGCGCATTTTAGATCTCTACCCCGCCAGCCAACGCATTTACTTTTGCTATGTGAACGTGGGCGCCGAAATTGCTCGGGTAGAATTTCCGGCTTGGGTAGCGGAGGATCAAGACCTCCTAGGCCGCTCCTTGGCAATTCTCCTGGCCCAGGTGAATAAGGGATTTGGCTATCCTGTGGCCCTGGCGGAAGCTCACAACCAGGCCGTTGTCCGCAGTGGCGACCGGGCTCGCTTTTTTGCCCTGCTGGAACAGCAAATGATCAAAGCTGGCCTCCATAATGTTGGCATTTCCTACAAAGAGGCCCGCAAGCGGGGCAGTATCGTCTAG
- a CDS encoding GtrA family protein — MKLSPQALMNNTIVRWWIVGIVFMVLNIVLLDWFKQSLGMSLSWASVLSAEVCTITRYVANDYWVFGNPYPTWKRCWEYHVANFSSFFVWNFILIALGSKLGVHHMVAAIIATVVSVGLSMVTNFLWVWRPKPSKSGESEVGTYATAREEISSLPPR, encoded by the coding sequence ATGAAACTATCGCCCCAGGCCTTGATGAACAACACTATCGTCCGCTGGTGGATTGTGGGCATTGTGTTCATGGTGCTTAATATTGTCTTGCTAGATTGGTTTAAACAGTCTCTGGGAATGTCCTTGAGTTGGGCCTCGGTTTTATCGGCAGAAGTTTGTACCATCACCCGCTACGTTGCCAATGATTACTGGGTCTTTGGTAATCCTTATCCGACCTGGAAACGCTGTTGGGAATATCATGTCGCAAACTTCTCTAGCTTTTTTGTTTGGAACTTTATCCTGATCGCCCTGGGCAGCAAGTTAGGAGTTCATCACATGGTGGCAGCGATTATTGCTACCGTTGTTTCCGTTGGTTTGAGCATGGTGACTAACTTTCTCTGGGTCTGGCGCCCTAAACCCTCCAAATCGGGCGAGTCGGAGGTGGGGACCTATGCAACCGCTCGCGAAGAAATTTCCTCTTTGCCACCCCGTTAA
- a CDS encoding ShlB/FhaC/HecB family hemolysin secretion/activation protein, producing MQRPVVKGLTLVSTFVLLLSASSFSLRAQSITDLDTQDDSHLLEKIGPTEPAPPVLDTPAPEVPAAPPEVCPAAPISSSITATEPLPWLTLVVDNRPLTLQLQGGTVFKPEDLQALPSIQALLPSPGTQSLSFAEFQRLYRRLAEAITQHYLNLGYITSQALAAPPQALPPEGKATLRIQEGQLGSLRIAGRERLRLSYLCQRVALGTSPPLNIGQIESQLRLLEQNETIAEVGGNLSDAGEVGRSILTVTVKEAPRFEANLSFDNYSPVSLGSERLGLGLGVNNLTGLGDQLSGTYYVSTTGGLDLADFIYRVPLNPMDGTLQLRAIPSWTRVTQAPFDVLEITGTNPVYEISFRQPLIRSLEEEFALSVGFRYQDGRTLGLGRPELLGSSRTSVFQFGQDYLRRDPGGIFYLRSLFNIGTGLFNATSNGEALPDGQFFSWLGQAQRIQRLGNDHLLILQADLQLTPDSLLPDYLFVIGGGQSVRGYRQNARSADNGFRLSVEDRITLARNDRNESIFELAPFLDFGAVWNSAGNPTQLPSNNVLFGPGLGLIWNQALGVDGLSLRLDYGIPVVSLADRGNNLQDDGIYFQLNYRPPLGR from the coding sequence ATGCAAAGGCCCGTCGTCAAGGGACTCACCCTCGTTAGCACCTTCGTTCTGCTGTTAAGTGCCAGTAGCTTTTCCCTGCGGGCCCAATCGATTACCGACCTAGACACTCAAGATGATTCCCATCTCTTAGAAAAAATTGGCCCCACAGAGCCAGCCCCGCCGGTTCTGGATACCCCAGCCCCTGAGGTTCCGGCGGCTCCCCCTGAGGTTTGTCCGGCGGCTCCCATCTCCTCCTCGATCACGGCAACTGAGCCGCTACCCTGGCTGACCCTAGTGGTGGATAATCGCCCCCTGACTCTCCAGTTGCAAGGGGGAACGGTGTTTAAACCGGAGGATTTACAGGCCCTGCCCAGTATCCAGGCCCTGCTCCCCTCTCCAGGAACCCAATCCCTGAGTTTTGCCGAGTTTCAACGTCTCTACCGTCGGCTAGCAGAAGCCATCACTCAGCATTACCTGAACCTGGGCTACATTACTTCCCAGGCCTTGGCCGCCCCCCCCCAGGCCCTGCCCCCAGAGGGCAAAGCGACCCTCCGCATCCAAGAGGGCCAATTGGGCTCCCTGCGTATTGCTGGTAGAGAACGACTCCGCCTCAGTTACCTCTGCCAACGAGTGGCCCTCGGCACCAGTCCCCCCCTAAACATTGGCCAGATTGAATCCCAACTGCGCCTGTTGGAGCAGAATGAAACCATTGCGGAAGTGGGGGGCAATTTAAGCGATGCGGGGGAAGTGGGCCGGAGTATCTTGACCGTGACGGTGAAGGAGGCCCCTCGGTTCGAGGCCAATCTGAGTTTTGACAACTATTCTCCTGTTAGTCTCGGTTCTGAACGCCTGGGGCTCGGCCTGGGAGTCAACAACTTGACAGGCCTGGGAGATCAACTCTCGGGCACCTACTACGTTTCCACTACCGGCGGTTTGGATCTGGCGGATTTTATTTACCGTGTCCCCCTTAATCCCATGGATGGAACCCTACAATTACGGGCTATTCCCTCCTGGACGCGCGTTACCCAGGCCCCCTTTGATGTGCTTGAGATTACTGGCACCAATCCGGTCTATGAAATTAGTTTTCGCCAACCGCTGATTCGCTCCCTAGAGGAGGAATTTGCCCTGTCGGTGGGGTTTCGTTATCAGGATGGTCGTACCCTGGGCCTGGGCCGCCCGGAATTATTAGGCAGTAGCCGGACAAGTGTTTTCCAGTTTGGCCAGGATTACCTCCGCCGAGACCCAGGGGGGATTTTTTACCTACGTTCTCTGTTCAATATTGGCACGGGGCTCTTTAATGCCACTAGTAATGGTGAGGCCCTACCGGATGGTCAATTCTTTAGTTGGCTTGGCCAGGCCCAGCGCATTCAACGCTTGGGTAATGACCATCTGTTGATTCTCCAGGCCGATCTGCAACTCACCCCCGATAGTTTGTTGCCCGATTACCTCTTCGTCATTGGTGGGGGCCAGTCGGTGCGGGGTTATCGCCAAAATGCTCGCTCCGCTGATAATGGTTTTCGTTTATCCGTCGAGGATAGAATTACCTTGGCCCGTAACGACCGTAATGAATCGATTTTTGAACTGGCCCCATTTCTGGATTTTGGAGCCGTTTGGAATAGTGCTGGTAATCCCACCCAATTACCTAGCAACAATGTGCTGTTTGGCCCGGGTTTAGGGCTGATCTGGAACCAGGCCCTGGGGGTTGATGGCCTGAGTTTGCGCCTTGATTACGGGATTCCTGTTGTTTCCCTCGCGGATCGAGGCAATAATCTCCAGGATGACGGTATCTATTTTCAACTCAACTACCGGCCGCCCCTGGGCCGTTAA